A stretch of Castanea sativa cultivar Marrone di Chiusa Pesio chromosome 2, ASM4071231v1 DNA encodes these proteins:
- the LOC142623170 gene encoding putative N-acetyltransferase HLS1-like yields the protein MAYNKEKKILIREFNEDRDIEVVGKLERNCEIGSKKGVSIFTYMIGHDPLCRIRFYPLHVMLVAELLENGELVGVVRGCIRDMGTGFGEAQLKMGCILGLRVSPTHRRMGIGLKLVNSVEEWLLRNGAEYTFFGTEKNNTASINLFTLKCNYINLSSLVIFAQPVCSPAQILSQDMKIEKLHIDQAISFYKKRLGEKEVYPTDIEAILREKLSLGTWVCYFNKEGWINLHSKEKNEDITKTSSSWIIFSIWNTCEAYKLQIRKSHPLRSIHETLSHAREKFSLCLKRPNSDTLPKSIGFLFLYGLIGEGEKLGELMKFVWSFASKVCQKVKDCKVIVTELGVTDPLIKHVPQETSMSRINDLWYAKKMMFQDDMVGVMLPKEPLGNVFVDPRDF from the exons ATGGCTTAcaacaaagagaagaaaattctCATAAGGGAATTCAATGAAGATAGAGATATTGAAGTGGTAGGGAAGCTTGAGAGAAACTGTGAGATAGGGTCTAAAAAGGGGGTCTCCATTTTCACTTACATGATTGGTCATGACCCTTTATGTAGGATTAGGTTCTATCCCCTTCATGTCATGCTG GTAGCTGAGCTGCTAGAAAATGGGGAGCTTGTTGGTGTGGTTCGTGGTTGCATTAGGGATATGGGGACTGGTTTTGGGGAAGCACAATTGAAGATGGGTTGCATACTAGGCCTTCGAGTCTCTCCTACACACCG ACGGATGGGAATCGGATTGAAACTTGTCAACTCAGTTGAAGAATGGCTGCTGAGAAATGGAGCTGAGTACACATTCTTTGGCACTGAGAAGAACAATACTGCCTCTATAAATCTCTTCACTCTCAAATGCAATTACATCAACCTTAGCTCATTAGTCATCTTTGCTCAACCAGTTTGTTCTCCTGCACAGATTCTGTCCCAAGATATGAAGATAGAGAAGTTGCACATAGACCAGGCAATTTCCTTTTACAAAAAGAGGCTAGGTGAAAAAGAGGTATATCCAACTGATATTGAAGCAATTTTGAGGGAAAAGCTTAGTCTTGGCACATGGGTATGCTACTTTAACAAAGAGGGATGGATTAACTTACACAGCAAGGAAAAGAATGAAGACATTACTAAAACCTCAAGCTCTTGGATAATTTTTAGCATATGGAATACTTGTGAAGCTTACAAGCTCCAAATAAGAAAGTCACATCCACTAAGGTCTATTCATGAAACTCTAAGCCATGCAAGAGAGAAATTTTCCCTTTGCCTTAAAAGGCCAAATAGTGACACTTTGCCAAAATCAATTggttttctctttctatatGGGCTTattggagagggagagaagCTTGGGGAGCTCATGAAATTTGTATGGAGTTTTGCATCCAAAGTGTGTCAAAAGGTGAAGGATTGTAAAGTAATTGTAACTGAACTAGGGGTCACGGATCCTCTCATAAAGCACGTGCCCCAAGAAACCTCTATGTCACGTATCAATGATCTTTGGTATGCCAAAAAAATGATGTTCCAAGATGACATGGTTGGAGTAATGCTGCCCAAGGAGCCACTAGGGAATGTATTTGTTGATCCAAGAGATTTCTAG